A single region of the Actinoplanes sp. SE50/110 genome encodes:
- a CDS encoding MFS transporter: protein MTALSEKPTTPLRRNRDFRMLWTGAGASLLGTRVATAAFPLLIIWGGGSPADASLVAFATLLPQLLFVLPAGALVDRWDRRRTMLTCDVIGLAAMGSLVAAMLLGRVWLPHVMAAAFLDGSAVIVYRLAERASVRHVVEPEHLGAALSQNEARGQSTGLVGQPLGTALYSALRWLPFAFATLTHAVAFVTLLAVRRNLQDDRPQARRMLTTEIAEGFAWVWRHRFMRSAILLVGGSNLAFQVINLTLVLIVKHGGSPPYMVGLIGLLGGAGGLIGALGAARVMRRLPIPAILIGVLALWAVLIALVAVITLPAGLGALMGGMAALGALLNVAAATYQVRVTPDHMQGRVTSVFALIGSGLNSVGALLGGVLLSAVSTSDAALVTAAGMGLLALLAVCLPAIRQAPVSSL, encoded by the coding sequence ATGACCGCACTCTCCGAGAAACCAACCACGCCACTACGCCGGAACCGCGATTTCCGGATGCTCTGGACCGGGGCCGGCGCCTCGCTGCTCGGCACCCGGGTCGCCACCGCGGCCTTCCCGCTGCTGATCATCTGGGGCGGCGGCTCACCCGCGGACGCCTCCCTGGTCGCCTTCGCCACCCTGCTGCCCCAGCTGCTGTTCGTGCTGCCGGCCGGCGCCCTGGTGGACCGCTGGGACCGGCGCCGCACCATGCTGACCTGCGACGTGATCGGGCTGGCCGCGATGGGCAGCCTGGTCGCCGCGATGCTGCTCGGCCGGGTCTGGCTGCCGCACGTGATGGCCGCCGCCTTTCTGGACGGCAGCGCGGTGATCGTCTACCGGCTGGCCGAGCGGGCCTCGGTGCGGCACGTCGTGGAGCCCGAGCACCTGGGCGCCGCGCTGTCCCAGAACGAGGCCCGCGGCCAGTCCACCGGGCTGGTCGGGCAGCCGCTCGGGACGGCGCTGTACTCGGCTCTCCGGTGGCTGCCGTTCGCGTTCGCCACCCTCACCCACGCGGTGGCCTTCGTGACCCTGCTGGCCGTGCGCAGGAACCTGCAGGACGACCGGCCGCAGGCGCGGCGGATGCTGACCACCGAGATCGCCGAGGGCTTCGCCTGGGTGTGGCGGCACCGCTTCATGCGCTCGGCGATCCTGCTGGTGGGCGGGAGCAACCTGGCCTTCCAGGTGATCAACCTGACCCTGGTGCTGATCGTCAAGCACGGGGGGAGCCCGCCGTACATGGTCGGCCTGATCGGTCTGCTCGGCGGCGCCGGCGGCCTGATCGGCGCGCTGGGTGCGGCGCGGGTGATGCGCCGGCTGCCGATCCCGGCGATCCTGATCGGCGTCCTGGCACTGTGGGCGGTGCTGATCGCGCTGGTCGCGGTGATCACCCTGCCGGCCGGGCTGGGTGCGCTGATGGGCGGCATGGCGGCGCTCGGCGCACTGCTCAACGTGGCCGCCGCGACCTATCAGGTGCGGGTCACCCCGGATCACATGCAGGGCCGGGTGACCAGTGTTTTCGCGCTGATCGGCTCGGGCCTGAACTCGGTCGGCGCGCTGCTCGGCGGGGTGCTGCTGAGCGCCGTGAGCACGTCCGACGCGGCCCTGGTCACCGCCGCCGGGATGGGCCTGCTGGCGCTGCTGGCGGTGTGTCTGCCGGCCATCCGCCAGGCACCTGTCAGTTCCCTTTGA